The following proteins come from a genomic window of Montipora foliosa isolate CH-2021 chromosome 2, ASM3666993v2, whole genome shotgun sequence:
- the LOC137990885 gene encoding uncharacterized protein gives MMPAPYGNSSGMLQETISKITYKSEYKSSFTGESVPIKNFRIPTAVKMKTCKARDAVKKNETWRSIQFPLTMKSLKYSPRINLQALQPFPTTKAKSALEKQSRKLSQLSLSSARPLTSLLSESPRRDRPSTEDLLRRPQSLVARRPRSELSRFPKDFRYIDKQCFFHPANEPTRRFFVISPDWVSERKNYFIRKNTLFG, from the coding sequence ATGATGCCAGCACCGTATGGAAATTCATCAGGGATGCTGCAAGAAACTATCAGTAAGATTACCTACAAGAGCGAATACAAATCAAGCTTCACCGGTGAGAGTGTCCCAATCAAGAATTTCCGAATTCCAACAGCAGTGAAGATGAAGACATGTAAAGCACGGGATGCGGTGAAAAAGAATGAAACATGGCGATCGATTCAATTTCCTTTGACAATGAAATCCTTGAAATATTCTCCAAGAATAAACCTTCAAGCATTGCAACCCTTTCCGACTACGAAAGCTAAAAGTGCCCTAGAAAAGCAAAGCCGTAAGTTGTCCCAGTTGAGCCTAAGCAGTGCTCGGCCACTCACAAGTTTGCTTTCAGAATCCCCGAGGCGTGACCGACCAAGTACGGAAGACTTGCTTAGGCGACCGCAGAGTTTGGTGGCACGAAGACCTCGGAGTGAGCTCTCGCGTTTTCCGAAGGACTTTCGATATATTGACAAACAGTGCTTTTTTCATCCGGCCAACGAGCCAACCAGGAGATTTTTCGTTATAAGTCCTGATTGGGTTTCGGAACGCAAAAATTACTTTATCAGGAAAAATACTTTGTTTGGTTAA